The Corythoichthys intestinalis isolate RoL2023-P3 chromosome 2, ASM3026506v1, whole genome shotgun sequence DNA segment gacatgtcaacaaagcaaatGGATtagtggaaccatgtcctatggtctgatgagaccggCGGGCTTtcttttgcctggcacggccagactgttctccctgtatttttcaaacactgagagaaaagtctgggaaccatcccattaacggcctctcgagcaggtacaaaatcaatcgacaagtcagatttgtttatttgcgtgacgtgttcttaacgagcaacgtcactctttgcgcatcgaaagtcgtctccacaacaacacagatagtgaacaggagagccgagaatatgttccaatccaaggtaaaatcagttttaaatgaccaaaaacacatcgacacgagtcattgacaacagtctgtctcgcgctagccatgttgaataaactccgctctcctcgtatgtttacttccgcgcgcaagtccctcatcctgccctcgtcattttactaacgtcacgtctgcccgtcgctgattggtccactccgctgtctgtttgctgtggcttgctccgccctggaaattgtatctgctgaatggtggccagactcaatagctggaacagcggtgagtctggtgtaccaggcaaggctttcttgtgtacggtCTTCAGAAgatgcttcctcctggggtgacagccatgcacaccaatttgatgttgagtgcggcgtatggtctgagaacTAACAGGctgcccccccacctcttcaatctctgcagcaatgctgacagcactcctgtaacacatcacatgacattttggagggaaaatgacaagcagtattcaatttggacatttcgggatgtatgttttttcaaaggggtgtactcacttttgttgccaggggtttatatattaatggctatattttgagttattttgaggggaaaataaattaactgtattatatgagctgcacacagactacttttcattgtgtcaaggtgtcattttgtcagtgttgtcccatgaaaagatatactaaaatatctgcagaaatgcgaggggtgtactcacttttgtgatacactgtattaacATCACAAaggtggcgttgtccttgtagaggctacaatatgtgctcatctttttttattcaaaatagttggaaacctttatttatgtttggactaaaactttgaaTTCTGAGtcactgtcgactaaaactggaTAATATTTGAGATTtcatcaactaaaactagacgacatttggaaatgattaaaatatgactacaactaataagtattttcatccaacagACAGACCAAAacgaaaagggctgccaaaaccaACACTGGTTCTTGAACATTTTGAATGATTACATCAATTGTGAACCTTTGGACAAGTAGCATTTTgttaatccgatttttttttttttttttttttaatgtaccgcAAGAGGGAGTGCATGGCACTGAGCGATAGGTCTGAGCTCTCTGGCCACCTTCTCTCCGCAGGTGTAATGAGAGCACCGGTCACGGACAGATGATGGACGTGGAGACGTCGTACTCGGACTTCATCAACTGCGATCGCAGCGGGCGCAGGAACGCCGTGCCAGACATCGCCGGCGAGGGCAAAGCGGACGCCGTCACCCAGGAAATGGCCCGCGTTGACTTGAAGGATACAGGTCAGCTAGCggcggtctttttttttttttttttttttttgtcacaaagTCATCTCATCTCGCAGACAGTTTAACTCAACTCCTAGCGctctacagtactgtatattagagctgaaacgagtactcgagcaactcgagtaactcgagtttaaaaactgatccgagtgatTTTATTcaactcgagtaatcgtttattttgacagctctaagcatcaggttttgctcggactacttttaatgcgggacaacgcgctgtcacgtgcggagaggaagaagggaaaaaaaaaaaaacttactgcagctgacagccgccacaaacgacgccgacgttgccaaatactagcccgcacgatgctacgttggtaacagctagcgtctgatgcgtctcataaagatcacatgtatgttgaactagatgcgcaatgacagactcggccgcgtctgggcagcgttattaaacagccgccatcttaaagcagtacagcgctaagcgctaataaagagcgcttagcgctaataaataagattaacgttactgtcgctactagctcacgtaaagttagccctgcggaggactaggtttcaattaattatgaccactgtcgttgcgtggctaacgtgtcttacatacaggctttaacataacataacattgtggagtgatgagggtgtaaaataaaaacttaatcatgctaactatcaattttagctcagtagtcattgctggataaaacaccaagtagcactggtccctaatgtgctccagtacagcctgtatgatacatttattttgaacactgcaaaaactcaaaatcctatcaggacttacagtttagactaacttaaaacttaactagaacttaaaaatggcttgacacaaagagaaattcaattgaaacacgtgggaaaaaatcctaacttttaagtgatgtgtgttgtcaagcgtaacggcatttttaggtaatatatatatatatatatatatatatatatatatatatatatatatatatacatattttttttaaaaaataagatctaaaagttttttgagtgaaagcagtgaattagtctttttttttttttttattctagctacaatatacatcgaaaataaagacattgattgactgaaaatggttcaagattagatgaaatgtcttgttttctcatgtatatttataattgctcttcacctaaaaatatatttgttttatccgattactcgattaatcgatagaattttcagtcgattactcgattactaaaatattcgatagctgcagccctactgtatATAGCATTTTTCGGCTCAATACCAATTCCCGCACCCGGTAGATGCCGATAGCATGGGCGTtgccagacatatttcactgcGGCAGGTGGCCCAGTATCGATCTGCAGTGCCCCAGTAAAAAATTTCactggtaaaaaaataaataaataactgaatgaaataaaatacttttgagTTTTAAGTCTACATAGTATAATATACAGAACGTGCCTATTTAATATGGTCACtcatattactctattcacttcatattaggcatgtgccggtatgagattttgacggtatgataaccttaagcaaaaaataccacggtatcacggtattgcaattatagctctaaaatgtgttattttgagatgtattggttaaaagaaaaaatccattgaacaggatttttgtatttttcacaacatacagtgtatcacaaaagtgagtacaggccctcgcatttctgcagatatttaagtatatcttttcatgggacaacactgacaaaatgacactttgacacaatgagaaGTAGTttatgtgcagcttatataatatggctgacccccccacctcttcaatctctgcagcaatgctgacagcactcgtgTAAcatgtcacatgacattttggagggaaaatgacaagcagtactcaactgaatttggacatttagtgaTGAACGTTTTTTCatagaggtgtactcacttttgttgccaggggtttgaatattaatggctatattttgagttattttgaggggaaaataaattaactgtactatataagatgcacacagactacttttcattatgtcaaagtgtcattttctcagtgttgtcccatgaaaagatgtacttcttttgtgatacactgtatattaggCACTTCACTGACTTTAAAGCGCCATCTCAACAATTTAGAGACCTGCTTATTTTCTACATATTTCTCTCTCAGTCCATGTTATGATGCAGGAATGTATGTTCACCATTTCTGGATTAATATAccaataatactaataatattaATTGGTTGAATATTAATGTAGAGTGAGAGTTAACAGAGTGCGTGTGTATGACTCTTGTatcattatttaaacattatacacacacacaccctctctACACAAAGTCGCTAGAGGAAAAACACAGGCTGTatgatgaaaatgttattttgaacagatgtttacgaTGGCAGAAGACTTTACAACAGTACGCTTATAGTGAGGTTATTGAGGAAACaagttagccgtcttggcatgctaactagccacgttaaTAGCCTCatttaacaagcttacgttataaTTCTTGTTTTACCGTCGCTAGACACACgaaacacgctggagtgaactcccgtagctggtgggaaatgttcatgacagtgtttacttacCTTCAATTTTGTTTAACGTGATGGAGGTGTAGCATGCACAtcggctgtccttcctcctctaagccgcggccggccGTTTCTTTTCGGTAACCGAAATACTCCCATACTAGACTAGACTTTTTTGAgagtttttttgaaaaaagctcaggtgtagtttcaACAGCAACGACAGTGTCACTgacagagcaacaaccggaggggcaggggtgagcgctgccgctccaacccatttctcgctgcattttggggacataaaaaatagctaataccgtactacggtatgacaGAAATTTTAGTGGTCTCgaaaccgtgatgttttcataccatggtaaaccttgaaaccggtaaccggcatatTCCTACACCATATACACAATCTGCAAATGGCCCATTAAAATTAGTAATTTATGCACGTAATtttggctgtgataggcatatGAGTTGATACTTCTGCTACATCCAGTACTTTAACACCCTCAATCGGTACCGAAACTTGTATTGTATCTGTATCGGTACAATGCAATGTCTACGGGTTTTTCCATTGCTTTTATTTGCTCAGGACCAATTTCTGTGCGCTTTGCTCCCGTCAGGCGAGCCTGAGGCATCTCCGACCCCCGAGGCCGAGGGCTCCGCTGGTCAAGAGGGCCAGGGCGGCGGCGGTCCGTCCTAAACGGGAGCGACGCCGAATTTCATTTGGGACGGACGAGACGGCGCCGTGC contains these protein-coding regions:
- the pkig gene encoding cAMP-dependent protein kinase inhibitor gamma, producing the protein MMDVETSYSDFINCDRSGRRNAVPDIAGEGKADAVTQEMARVDLKDTGEPEASPTPEAEGSAGQEGQGGGGPS